One Gloeothece verrucosa PCC 7822 DNA window includes the following coding sequences:
- a CDS encoding Sll0314/Alr1548 family TPR repeat-containing protein, which produces MILQLTVLKRIAIASSMAFTVTCCGWVTPTFAGDPFRASNPRPIGDKTEAAFNALFKQGNYPQAKQYLMEATKAEAKEPLAHAMLASLAYTEKDWDNVKIYAANTIQAANDIKSQDPVRGNLYLAVGSFLQGAYTYEKDGPVSAIPQLQKVFQYLDTAEQAAPNDPELNLVKGFLDLMLAVNLPFSSPEQAIERLENYAGPEYLADRGIAMAYRDMKKYDKAAEFMDKTLKASPDNPELQYLMGQILRKRGNQEKNVAMLKQALNYFDQASQKINQLPPSVVKAINYDRTKVTAEIQQMDVSANPSR; this is translated from the coding sequence ATGATATTACAGCTAACTGTTCTTAAGCGAATTGCGATCGCCTCTTCTATGGCTTTTACCGTAACCTGTTGCGGCTGGGTAACTCCAACGTTTGCAGGCGATCCATTCCGTGCTAGTAACCCTCGCCCCATCGGGGATAAAACCGAAGCAGCTTTTAATGCTCTATTTAAACAAGGAAATTATCCACAAGCTAAACAATATCTCATGGAAGCGACGAAAGCTGAAGCCAAAGAGCCTTTAGCTCACGCGATGTTAGCTTCTTTGGCCTATACTGAAAAAGATTGGGACAATGTAAAAATTTATGCGGCTAATACGATACAAGCTGCCAACGATATAAAATCTCAAGATCCCGTTCGAGGAAATCTTTATCTAGCAGTAGGAAGCTTTTTACAAGGAGCTTATACTTATGAAAAAGATGGGCCGGTTTCAGCCATTCCCCAATTACAAAAAGTTTTTCAGTATCTAGATACAGCCGAACAAGCCGCTCCTAACGATCCTGAGTTAAATTTAGTTAAAGGCTTCTTAGATTTAATGTTAGCGGTTAATTTACCCTTTTCGAGTCCTGAGCAGGCCATTGAACGATTAGAAAATTATGCCGGTCCAGAATATTTAGCGGATCGGGGTATTGCTATGGCTTATCGGGACATGAAAAAATATGATAAAGCCGCAGAATTTATGGATAAAACCCTAAAAGCCTCGCCGGATAATCCCGAATTGCAATATTTAATGGGTCAAATTCTCCGTAAAAGAGGAAATCAAGAAAAGAACGTAGCGATGCTTAAGCAAGCGTTAAACTACTTTGATCAAGCTTCTCAAAAAATCAATCAACTGCCCCCCTCTGTGGTTAAAGCGATTAATTATGATCGCACAAAAGTAACGGCAGAAATTCAACAAATGGATGTTTCAGCTAATCCAAGCCGCTAA
- the trmD gene encoding tRNA (guanosine(37)-N1)-methyltransferase TrmD, translating to MRFDLITLFPDFFASPLESGLLGKALAKGIARVNLVNPRDFALDKHRRVDDEPYGGGVGMLLKPEPIFAAVESLEVLPRREIILMTPQGQPLSQCLLKELATNYDQLVLICGHYEGVDERVTQYLVTREVSLGDFVLTCGEIPALTIINGVVRLLPGTVAKQESLKAESFETELLDYPQYTRPAKFRDWEVPAVLRSGNHQLIEQWRKQQQIERTKERRPDLWAKWWEKIEQRE from the coding sequence GTGAGATTTGATCTGATTACTCTGTTCCCTGATTTTTTCGCCTCTCCTCTTGAGTCAGGATTGTTGGGGAAAGCCTTAGCTAAAGGAATTGCCAGGGTTAATTTAGTTAATCCCCGAGATTTTGCCCTCGATAAGCATCGACGTGTGGATGATGAGCCTTATGGGGGTGGAGTGGGAATGTTGCTCAAACCTGAACCGATTTTTGCGGCAGTTGAATCTTTAGAGGTTTTACCCCGTCGAGAAATTATTCTGATGACTCCTCAAGGTCAACCGTTATCTCAATGTTTGCTCAAGGAGTTAGCCACGAATTATGACCAATTAGTGCTGATTTGTGGTCATTATGAGGGGGTAGATGAACGAGTGACTCAATATCTGGTGACTCGGGAAGTGTCTTTAGGGGATTTTGTGCTGACTTGTGGCGAAATTCCGGCTCTGACGATTATTAACGGCGTGGTTCGCCTTTTGCCGGGAACTGTGGCCAAACAAGAGTCTCTTAAAGCAGAAAGTTTTGAAACTGAGTTATTAGATTATCCTCAATATACTAGACCGGCTAAGTTTCGGGATTGGGAAGTGCCGGCGGTGCTGCGATCAGGAAATCATCAGTTGATTGAACAGTGGCGCAAACAGCAACAAATTGAACGCACTAAAGAACGCCGCCCGGATTTATGGGCAAAATGGTGGGAAAAAATCGAACAGAGGGAGTAA
- a CDS encoding cyanophycinase has product MLQLEKQIQETKMPQSTKTAILVIGGAEDKVHGREILHTFWNRAGGSEAIIGIIPSASREPVLIGERYQRIFEEMGAKFVKVLDIRDRAQGEDPAFQEYVEECTGIFLTGGDQLRLCGLLADTPLMERIRQRVQLGEMSIAGTSAGAAVMGHHMIAGGSSGECPNRALVDMAMGLAIIPEVIVDQHFHNRNRMSRLLSAISGYPERLGIGIDEDTCALFEKDGTIQVIGRGTVTIVDAREMSYTNQAEVGTSDPLSLHNLRIHILSYGDCYHMYQHQAIAKNEQNLNL; this is encoded by the coding sequence ATGCTCCAACTAGAGAAACAAATACAAGAAACCAAAATGCCCCAATCGACAAAAACAGCCATTTTAGTGATTGGCGGTGCTGAAGATAAGGTTCATGGGCGAGAAATCCTCCATACCTTTTGGAATCGTGCTGGTGGCTCAGAGGCGATTATTGGTATTATCCCTTCAGCATCAAGAGAACCCGTGCTGATTGGCGAACGCTATCAGCGAATTTTTGAAGAAATGGGAGCGAAATTTGTCAAGGTATTAGATATCCGTGATCGCGCTCAAGGGGAAGACCCCGCCTTTCAAGAATACGTGGAGGAATGTACAGGCATTTTCTTAACCGGCGGAGATCAGTTAAGATTATGCGGCTTATTAGCTGATACCCCGTTAATGGAACGCATTCGCCAACGGGTACAATTAGGAGAGATGAGTATAGCTGGCACCAGTGCCGGAGCGGCAGTAATGGGTCATCACATGATAGCTGGTGGCAGTAGTGGAGAATGTCCCAATCGCGCCTTAGTGGATATGGCTATGGGATTGGCAATCATTCCTGAAGTCATTGTCGATCAACACTTCCACAATCGTAACCGTATGTCTCGTTTGCTCAGTGCGATTTCAGGATATCCTGAAAGATTAGGCATAGGAATAGATGAAGACACTTGTGCTTTATTTGAAAAAGATGGAACAATTCAAGTAATCGGCCGGGGAACTGTTACCATTGTGGATGCAAGAGAAATGTCTTACACCAATCAAGCCGAAGTAGGAACGTCAGATCCTCTTAGCCTTCACAACTTGCGGATACATATCCTATCCTATGGAGACTGTTATCATATGTATCAGCATCAAGCTATTGCTAAAAACGAACAAAATCTAAATCTCTAA